The following DNA comes from Solea senegalensis isolate Sse05_10M linkage group LG10, IFAPA_SoseM_1, whole genome shotgun sequence.
CTGAAGTgaccttttatttttagcttatgAGCTCAAAACTTTAATTTATACAATACAATGTACAAACAGTATAGGAAATATCCAATTTAAGAGCATCATTCTTACAATCCCATTTCGGAGCAGAATAAggaatgtaaacataaacaaaataaacgaTTTTCCTTTTCACAGCTCTAGGGTTTTAGGCTTTAGGGTGCAAGTGTTTTGTGTGTCGAGACTGTGTGTCATGATTCATGTTTTTGCTGGTGTGGATATGAAACTTTGCTAGTATGCATTTTCAATTTAGAAtgtatagttttgttttgttttttcaaacatttttaaagaaaaatcagaaaacccaACAATATAAGCTATATTCTGAACTTTAGTTGGATGTCTCTACAATTGAGGTCATTCCAGAAAGTCTGACAGAAGGTACTATCCCAAAAGAGAGGAGTTACGGTTTAATTTACACTGTGACAAAAAGAACAGGATCAAACTTAATTCTAAATCTCACCCAATTAACAAACCTTAattgtgacacaaaatgtccttGGTGATGACCAAGCATTTCCCCCCAATCTATATTATAATACAAGTTGTTCCAAAGACACACAGGTGCAGGTTTACTAACAGTATCTTCTTTGTATAATTTCCTTTCTacgttttattgtgtttagttCGAGCTCACCAGCAGTGAGTTAATAACAAAATGTCAGAGGCTATTATTTGATAGATCACGTCAAAGTGCTTTGGCACTGAGTTAAACAGTTCAGCGCAGTGgttgattttctttaattattattataatacttattatcattattattattaatattataattgtcagggttttatttttgaatccaACTACATTTCTGTCTCATTGAATGACGACTGTTCCCGCATGACACGACGTGTTTCCCACAACAAGTGAAGTGACAGAGCTGGTTCAGCCAGTTAGCCAACGCTGACGGCGGCTAACACTCTTAGCTTGCCGCGCTCGCCGGTGTTGATACGTTTTCATTAAACACAGATGTTTCTGACACACCACTAACCTTAGAGAGGATCCGCTTTATTTGGTCTGAGCTGAGGTCCATCTATTACACTGAAACCAGAACGACGCCAACACAGTTGAGTGAAACTTTAGAGCCCGGACAGTTTAAACTTTAACTTCCGCCGGAGTTACTTCCGCAAACTTTCATGAGTAGCTAAGCGAAGAGACAGACCACGCCCCGCCCATTCAGTGCTTCTTCTACGGCAAGTCGAGAGGGATGGAGAAGAAACCCAAACATTGAATGACGCTATTGGTCAGAGCCAGAAATTATGAGACGTCTGAAAATACTGGCTCACGCCAGAAGAAGAATGTAACAAAACActgagataaaataaatatttattgtagatcaaaataattgtgattacaATAGTGTCCATAACTTCGGGGAGCCCTGCAActaacaaaatcagaaaacttgttttaaatctttaaaaaaaaaacactcgaAGCGATAATCAAAATAACGATGAGTCAAGCACACATAACTTAGGCAAATAAATTATAGAAACGTGACTAAAAAGtaattgtgtatttatattttctataaatattaacaaaggATATGTTTCAGTGAATTTAGTAAATGGGAGAATTTTAACATCCCAATCTGAGGTAAAGTTGAAATATGTCCAAGGTCCACATTTCTGAATCTATATCTGCTGCAACTTGGTCCGGTCAGCAGTTGATGTTTACGACAAACATCACAGGTCATGTGAACAGGAAAATGactaactttatttaaaaaaacaaaacaataatcctcatgtcaagaaaatgtttcatcgctttcattgaaaacaaacaaaatttcTGTAATTTTCGGCAgaatttttttggaaatataTATTAGTAAGATTGTCATTGTATGAGAGAACAATGCAAGacttaatacatttaaataaaaccctTTATGCAACTATTCTGATCAAAATCTTTAAAAGAGAccacaatgaaaataatttctgcATCAAAATTGACGTTTTCCATCAAGGTTTGTTGGAAAATATGCATCGTGCTTGTCAAAGCATGTTATTACTGCGAGACGTATGCAAAAAAAGTCCCATTCTCTTCGCAGCCGAGTTCCTTCTAGGAATTAGGATTGCTCACCGTATGAACCCTGGATAAATAATACAACTGGAAATATTTTCATTACATCCATGTCCTGAATGTTTTGTGCAAACTTCTCCTTTCTTCGTTGCGCCCAAGTTTTTGTCCAAACAGTGAGAATATCAGAGAGAAACCATGGGATGCCAGGGTGTGAACAATCACAGGCCTTCACAATGGCAGACCTATTGCACCATGTTTCCAGAGACACCagaggttttctttttatcagtttattcattcattaggagcttcagtttatttttttcctcttgacaGTGTTCCTTTTgaattcctcttcctctcttttctcctcctccagatCTTCTTGCACAGCCATTTTCAGACTAACAAAACAGAGGTACAAAAAAGTTTATTAGGACAGAaattttgtatgtgtatatgtggggTAAAATTATTTGCGGTTTACtttcatgtgtttaattatttattttacctccTGGCCTCTTCTTTCTGCACATCTTTCCAGCTGCTCTCCATAAATTTTAGTGCATAGTCACTCTCATCCTTGTATCTGAGAAGTTAAAAGCAAATGCgctattttaattaattaaaaatacatttgaatgacATACAACAGAATCGAATTTACTTCGACAATACGTACCTTTTTCGATCATAGCCAAAAATTTCCTTAATGTGCCTGGAAATTTCGTCCTGATCGTCATCTCCATCATCAATAAAATCGTCCATTTCTGAGTCAtactcgtcttcttcttcttcatatttCCTCTTGTAGGCAGATGTGATAGGTGGTAGCATTGTACCTGGAAGGTAAATACAGAAAACCACTTAATATGCAGATTAGTGGATTTGTCCTTTTACAAGACAGGaatacaaacatactgtatgaatAAGGCCAATTTTTTTAAGAATCTTGTTAAGGTAAAGGAATGTTAAAACTCAATATAGTGACACAGGCTCCTCAAACACTATGGTCCAGTATTGTTCACCATAATTTTGATTATACAGCTATTGATATAGTCTGTAATTTAATATGCTACATCCATACTACAATGGAGTTAAATAGTGACTGAATGAAATTGTATGAAGGAGAGAATTTATGTTTGTCTAAATTACTGTTAGTCCTGTGATGGAGTGTTGAACTcaccagggtgtaccccacctattcCAGTGCACACTCATAATCACCATCTCATTTATCATTGCCTTGCACATGTCACTTTAACACTTTTTCAAGACTAACAGGTGGTATTTGACCCCGCAGGAATTACTAATCTGGGATAACAGCCACACTTATACGGACAGGCTGGTACATATATGTATCATTTGACATTGTGTTAATATTATTCTGTTTATGGTCattcacatattttattttcctgtacTCAAGTCTCTTGGATGACTTTGAGATAATCATTCAATCCACAATGGATACTGATATGACTAGTTTTCCTTTTCATTGGTATCAAATATGATACTGCTATAACTTCCCTGGGTTTTACCTGGTGGTCTGTTCATCAAGGGTGTGGGAGGCATCCCTGGTCTTGGTGGCATGCCTGGTCTTTGTGGCATGCCTGGTCTTTGCGGCATGCCTGGTCTTTGAGGCATGCCTGGTCTTTGAGGCATGCCTGGCCTGGGTGGCATGGCTGGTCTTGGTGGCATGCCTGGTCGAGGAGGACCCCCTGGTCTGGATCCACCTACATTTTTGGATGAGATGGTCTCTGATACCACAGTGCACTTTGGTCTTCCAGGTCCTGATCCCATAGGGCCAGGTGATCGCCCAGGTACAGGTCCCGCACTACCAGGCCGACTACTAATAGACCCCGGAGGTCGGGATCCATTACCTCCAGGGTGACGCTGTGGACCACTCCCACCAGGTCTGGCCTGTGCCGCGGATCCAGCAGCTTTAGCAGGGAGTTTTCCTCCGGGCCTTGGCTGAGGTTGGCTCCCTACCTTAGGAGGGCCGCCTGATGAATTTCGTACTGAATTACCGCTTGATTTTACTGAAGAAGGAATCCCAGTTTTTAGTGGTTCTCCTTTTCCGGACTTGCTGACTCCAACTGTAGCCCTCTGTTTTAAGGAGCCACCATGACTCAATGTGGTCTGCTGTGAGGTCCCATGTTGAGATTTTTGGCCTGTTATAGCAGCACCAGGGGGCCTGGTCCCAGCAATACCAGATGTTCttccttgaaatgatgatgagcCTTCTTTTTTGAAGCTAAGGTCACTTGAGGTTCTGGATTTGTGGCTAGATGACAACTTGGGGGGGGCTTGCTTGATTGAAACCTGAGATGAGGTGTTTTTTGAAAGACCTTTACCGTTTATGGCACTAGATGAACTACTCAAACTAGACTTGGATCTATCTCTATCATTCTGGGATATCTTgggtctttctctctctctagcaCCAATAGAAGACTTGGAGGAAGAGTGGCCCCTGTCACTTTGTAACTTCTTCCCTGACCCACTTGGCAGACTTTGTTTCTCTGACAAGTtcttttgcattttgcagatTTTCTGCTCCTTCTCTGAAGGAGCTGTCCTTGTTGAACTAGAGCTAGATTGAGACTTGCTGTCTCGTTCTCTCTCCGTCTTTGAGTCTCTGAAT
Coding sequences within:
- the spty2d1 gene encoding protein SPT2 homolog translates to MMDFDNILDIATQNKGDNSVQKRYSLQAGPPKKDPRSKGVSAAAVEALLKKQHCDRKKKELEMKKQKDVLFAKRVELKSDRKARAMASRTKDNFRGYNGVPVVDVPKKKRSDPDMHNGESMTSHGFRNTTIDPEDDEDNYEYEDSESEPEPEPLRPGKTSQDRSSSSKSFSKKNKPAPPPMNFADLLKLAEKKQHEPVDLKPKVVRKEERLRTADEIKEEEMERKVKRIDKFRDSKTERERDSKSQSSSSSTRTAPSEKEQKICKMQKNLSEKQSLPSGSGKKLQSDRGHSSSKSSIGARERERPKISQNDRDRSKSSLSSSSSAINGKGLSKNTSSQVSIKQAPPKLSSSHKSRTSSDLSFKKEGSSSFQGRTSGIAGTRPPGAAITGQKSQHGTSQQTTLSHGGSLKQRATVGVSKSGKGEPLKTGIPSSVKSSGNSVRNSSGGPPKVGSQPQPRPGGKLPAKAAGSAAQARPGGSGPQRHPGGNGSRPPGSISSRPGSAGPVPGRSPGPMGSGPGRPKCTVVSETISSKNVGGSRPGGPPRPGMPPRPAMPPRPGMPQRPGMPQRPGMPQRPGMPQRPGMPPRPGMPPTPLMNRPPGTMLPPITSAYKRKYEEEEDEYDSEMDDFIDDGDDDQDEISRHIKEIFGYDRKRYKDESDYALKFMESSWKDVQKEEARSLKMAVQEDLEEEKREEEEFKRNTVKRKKIN